The DNA region TTTATCTATAGTAATGATGATAGTGCCAATGTTTGTTATAACTTGCTTACCTGTATATAACAACATAGGTATTCTAGCTCCGTTAGTATTGGTCTTAATGAGGCTTCTTCAAGGATTCTCTATTGGCGGATCATATGGTGGTGTGATGGTTTTTATGATTGAATCCGCTAAGCCAAATCGAAGAGCATTTATTGCCAGCTTTGCAACCATGTCATCAGGCACAGGGGTTTTTTTAGCATCTTTAGTTGCTATGTTAATATTCGGTATATTTAGTCAAGAAACTCTAAATTTATGGGGGTGGAGAATAGGGTACGGCATAGGGTTAGTTTTAGCAATAGTATCATTATTTATGAGATTGTCTATACCTGAGAGCTACTCCTTTGAAGAGTTACAGGCTCAAGGTCAAATATGTGCTACACCTGTTAGAGAAATGTTTAGAAAACAAATAAAGCCATTATTTTTTGCTATTGCGTTATCAGCATATGCTAATATTACTTATTATTTAATTCTTTCATATTTACAGTCGCACTTTATTGAGTTGTATTATTCTGAGTTTTATTCTTTAGCGATTGTTACAGTTTTTAGTTTACTTTTTTCATTCTCAGCTCCTTTGTGGGGTTTTCTAAGTGATTGTATAGGTCGAAAATCTTTAATAAAATTTTCTATATTTACTTATATCTTCTTATCATATTTAAGTTTTATGATAATGGATAAAGGATTAGTTTATCTTATTATTTCAATGATCATCTTAACCATTCCTTTAATGGCAATTTGGGGATCTTATGGAGCTTTTGCCCCCGAGTTATTTAAAACAAAATACCGTTATAGTGGTAACGCTTTAAGTTATAATATAGGTAATTCTTTTTTTGGAGGTACGATGCCTTTTATTGCGACCTCATTAGTAGCTTTAACGGGAAGTTCGCAAGCACCAGCATGGTTATTAGTCGCTGCTTCAATTATAATGCTTCCAATAGTGTATTTTATGCCTGAAACTAGAAATTAACTAGAGCTTAAACACAAATAATTTATAGACTTTTTATATAAAAAAATTAATGTTATACTACAATTGATGTCTTAGGTAATGGGGTGGCTACTTTGGATTTTTGGTTGATTATAGGTGTTTTTGTAGTTTTATGTATATATCTAATAATAGAGAATATAGTTCATAATATTAGTATTAAAAGTATTCCAGTTAGAATTCATGTAAATGGAACTAGGGGAAAATCTAGTGTTGCTAGACTTATTGCTGCTGGGGTTCGAGCTGGAGGGTATACGACTGTAGCAAAAACTACAGGAACCTTAGCAAGGTATATCGATGCTGATGGCTTAGAAACTCCAGTTTTTAGAATAGGTTTTAGTAATATTGCAGAACAAGTCAAAATTATGTTTAAGGCAAAAAAAGCAGGCGCGGACGCCATTATTATAGAATGTATGGCATTACAGCCTTTACTGCAATCTTTATGTGAACTTAAGCTAATAAAAGCCACACATGGTGTATTGACAAATGCTCGACCCGATCATTTAGATGTTATGGGTCCAACAGAGCGGGATGTTGCCAAAGCATTAGCAGGAACAGTCCCTGTAAACTCTAAATATTTTACAGCAGAAGATATTCATTTAGGCTTTTTTGATTATGCATGTAAAGATAGAAATACTCAATTAATAGCCGCTACAGCTGATGATGCTGAGAGGGTGTCTGATGATGAAATTAACAAATTTGTATACTCAGAATTTAACATTAACGTTGCTTTAGCCCTAAAAGTTACAGATGATCTTGGAATTTCTCGAGAAACTGCGCTTAAAGGAATGTGGGAAGCAACACCAGATCCAGGAGCAATGACTGAATATAATTTTGATATTAAAAATTCTGAAATGAATTTTGCTAATGCTTTTGCTGCTAATGATCCAGTTTCTACTAAAATACTATGGGATAAGCTTTATGATAAATATCAAGAATGTGAAAAAAAAGTTCTTATTGTAAATTGTAGAGCAGATAGAGAAGACAGATCTAAGCAAATAGCAGGAGCTATACTGGGCTGGGAAAAGCCTGATTTAGTTACTCTTATTGGTACTGGAACCGAGGTGTTTGTATCTTTTTATAAAAAATATGCTAAATCTTTGGGTACAAAAACTGCAGAAGTTATCATTTGTGAAGATATGAAACCTCTAGCAATCATTGAGGAAATTTACTCTGTGCAAAAGGCTCAGTCTTATATGCTTGTGGGAGTCGGTAATATTAAAGATATAGGCATGGATTTAGTAGATTATTGTAATCAAAGTCATAAAAACAAACATGATTTGTAATTTTTTTAGGATATGAATAGGAGAAAATATGGATCCATTAACGCTCTCGATAGGAATTGGTCTTATAGTAGGACTTGTTTTTGTATCACTTTTAGGTTTATCTACTGGTGGTATGGTGGTACCTGGATATTTTGCTTTAGAAATGGGGGCTCCTGATAGGGTTATAGTCACTATTTTAATATCAATAATAATATTTGGTATAGTTAGGTTAATGTCAAAGTTTATGATTATATATGGTAGAAGAAGAATTACTATTACAGTGTTGTTATCTTTTATATTAGGAACTTTATGTAATACGTTATTCTCACAATATTTAACTACTAGTTTTTATTCTAATAACCTTGAGGTAATAGGGTATATTATTCCAGGGCTTATTACTTTATCTATAGATAGACAGGGACTTATTGAGACAGTAGGATCTTTATTGATAGCCTCTATTGTTATACGTTTGTTATTAATAGTTTTAATTGGACCTCAAATAGTAGGAATATAGTATGAGAACGATGTATTGGCACCGTAAATTTTTATCGCGTTATATAATTTTGTTTTTAACAGTATTTATGATTATTTCATTATACATAGTTGAGGGCAACTTGGTGGTTGAAACAAAAGGATATACACAGAAATTACAAGCTGCAAAAGTGACAGATAAAGCATTTGAACTAACCGAAAGGTTTTTTATGTCAAAAGGATACCTATGTGAAAGAATGGGTGTCATTTCTTGTACTGGTTTAATAGGCCTGTCGATGACAGAGATAACTACTGACTCTGGTGACTTATATGCAAAAAGATCTTCAGTAAACCCTAATATGTCTGCACTTTTTGTTGATTGGCTAAGTCAGCTTAATCTAAAAGAGGGGGATACTGTTGCTATACAAGAGACAGGTTCTTATCCGGCTTTAGATATAGCAATGCTAGTAGCAATAAAAACATTAAAATTAAAACCTTTGATTATTTTTTCTGCTGGAGCATCTCAGTTTGGTGCAAATAGACCAAATTTTACTTGGCCTGATATTTATCATAATTTGGTTGAGGAAAAATTATTAGATTTTAATGTTTTAGGTATAACTTTAGGTGGGTCTCATGATAATGGTTATGGTATGACTCCTAGGGCTATTTTAAAATTAAGTAATGCAATAAAGAGAAATAATTATAAGGTAATCAATATACCTTATAAAGATGCTACTAATACTTCTATCAAGAGACGTATGGAAATTTATAAAAAAGCCGCAGGTGATAACAAAATTAAGGCTTATATAAATGTTGGTGGAAATATGGCATCTATAGGTCTTAAACAACTTGAAACAAAAAAAGTAGATAAAAAAAATACCGATAGCAAGACAGCTAAAGACAAAAAAACAGAAAAAGTAGATAATTCTTCTAATTCTAGTATTAAGTTGCGTAGCTTCCCTGCGGGCGTTACAAAACATCTACCATCTGAGTATAAAACTGTGAACTCAGTTGCGGTTAATTTTTTGAAAGAGAATATTCCTATTATAAATGTTAGGGATATAAATACATCAATAATTAAAGATTATGATTTAGCATATAACCCGACTACTGTTGTGCCACCTGGGCAAGGAGCTGTTTTTTCTCAGAAAAAATATAATACGACTTTAGCCGCAGTATTATTAATAATTGATATTGCTTTGATAGTATTTATGGCTTTTATCTCAAGAAAGTACCTAATTTCTTTTAAAACAAAGTAGTTATAAATTGCTTTGATTTTTATTTCAATCTATTATTTAACTAATATATATAAATTATTTAGTTAGCATGTTTTGTTATTATGAACTTAATAAACTTATCTCTAATTATCTTCCAGATAAAGAAAGGTTTAAAATAGCTCAAGCTTTTATATTTGGTGCTGATGCTCATGAGACCCAAGTACGAAGCTCAGGCGAGCCTTACTTTACCCATCCAGCCGCTGTAGCCTGCATATTAGCTGAGCTTAGGATGGATGTTGACACAATTATAGCAGCACTTTTACATGATATTGTTGAAGATACTGAGTATACAGCTGCAGATGTATCAGAGCGCTTTGGTGAAAAAGTTGCTCAACTTGTAGAGGGTGTGACAAAGCTTACTCAGATTAGACATAAAAATAAAGTCGAGCAACAGGCAGAGAATTTTCGTAAACTACTTTTATCAGTAACGAAAGATGTTAGTGTTATCTTCATAAAATTAGCTGATAGATTACATAATATGCGAACTTTAGCACCCTTGACGCCTGAGAAGAAAAGAAGGGTCTCTAAAGAAACTTTAGATGTGTTTGCTCCTCTAGCTCATAGATTAGGTATTAATACATTGAAAGAGCAACTAGAAACACTTGCATTTGAAGGAATGCATCCTTATAGATATCATATTTTAGAAGAAAAGGTAAAGAAAGTAGAAAAAAATAAGGAAAAAGTTTTTTATCAAGTAAAAGAAATGTTAGTTGAAAAGCTAGGAGGATTAGTTGCTCCAGAGGATATAAAAGCTAGAAAAAAAACTTTGTATAGTATCTATAATAAGATGCGTAAAAAAGGAATTTCTTTTGATGAAATTATGGATATGTATGCTTATAAAGTTATAGTTCCTAGCAGAATTGACTGTTATGTTGCTCTAGGGAAAGTTCATGAACTATATAAGCCAATTCCTCAGAGGTTTAAGGATTATATAGCTACACCAAAAGCTAATGCTTATAGGTCAATACATACAGTTGTTTCAGGGCCATATAATATTCCTTTAGAAATACAAATCAAAACTGAGCAAATGGATCGTCAAGCCGAATACGGTATTGCGGCTCACTGGAGTTATAAGATAGAAGAAAAAACGGATAAAGCCTTACAAAGATGGCTTAAGAAAATATCTGATATTAATGTTTACACCGCAAGCTCAGTTGAGTTTTTAGAGAATGTTAAAGCTGATGTCTTTAATAACGATGTTTTTGTCTTTACACCTCAAGGAGAGATTGTTGAATTACCAATAAACTCAACGTGTGTTGATTTTGCTTATTTTATTCATACTGATATAGGAAATAAATGTGTTTCTGCAAGGGTTAATAGAAAAGTAGTACCTCTTAATTATAGGCTTAAACAAGGTGATCATGTTGAAGTAGTTACTTCAGCTGTTGCTGATCCAAATCCTAGCTGGTTGAATTTTGTTGAAACTGGCCGTGCAAAGTCAGCTATTAAAGAGTTTTTGAAACAACAGTATAAGAACACTGACTACATTAAAGGTAAAGAGATCATTGAAGATAGACTTAAATCATTAGATGTGGATTTAAAAGAAGTGCCAAATGAGATTATAGATGGAGCTTTGTTTAACTATGAGGGTATTGATACTATAAATCGTTTTTATTTAGATACAGGTTTAGGGTTAATAGACCCAAATAATTTTATTGAGTTTGTTGCTAAATATTTTGATGATATGCGTAATTCTTATAATAAATTTTCAGTATCAAAAATACAGATTAGGTATGGAGATGATCCTCGTATTGCGGATTGCTGTCTGCCTATACCAAATGATGAGATTACAGGAATTGTTAATGGTGATGGTAATGTTGAAGTGCATAGAAAAAGTTGCAATGAACTATATGCAAAGCTAACAAGAGAAGATGCTAAGCAGATTGAAGCAGACTGGTTTGTAAGTAATGATGATGACCCAAGCTTCAAAACTCGGATTGTTATTACACTTAAGAATATACCAGGATCGATTGCAAAAATAACAGCAACCCTTGCTAGAGAAGGAGTTGATATTAGAACTTTTGATATGATATCTGTAGATAATAGGTATGCTAAACTAGCATCTATTGTGATTGTTAGAAATAGAAGAGAACTTTATTTGTTAATTCGTTTAATAAGGAAAATAGATACTTGTGAAAATGTAGAAAGAATCCTTAATATGAATAAAGATTAAATATTAGTTCTTGCATTAAATGCATGCAGTAATGTTTGTTGATCTAGATACTCTAATTCTCCTCCAAAAGGAACACCAAATCCAATTCGGGAAATTTTTATATCACTATTAATCATTTGAGAAATAAAGTGAGCAGTAGTTTCTCCTTCAACTGTAGGGCTTATTGCAAGTATTATTTCATCAATTTCACGAGAAGCAATAATTTGGGACAAAACATCTAATTTAAGCTCATTTGGACCAACTCCATCTAAAGGAGAGATTCTTCCATTTAATATGAAGTATTTACCTTTAAAAAAACCAGCTTCTTCAATAGCTATCATATCCAACATACTTTCAACTATACATAGTTTTGTGTCATTACGGTTTGTGCTATTACAGATATCACAAATAGTATTTTCTGTTAAAGCTTGGCATTGCTGGCATTTTGTAATTATTTGAGTTGCTTCTAAAAGTGAGTTAGCAATAGCAATAGCTATCTCAGGAGATTTATCTAGTAAGTGTAGAGCTAGTCTTTGTGATGATTTTTTACCAATGGTAGGCAATTTCCGCAAAGATTCTATTACTGCTGTAATTTTTGGTGAGAATATTTTATTATTCATTATTTGAAAGGAAAGTTCATACCATTTGGCAAATCAATACCAGCATCTTTTGCCATTTGTTGAATATCTGTAGAAGAAGAGTTTTCTTCAACTTTTTTAACTGCACTATTTATAGCAGCTGCAATTAGATCTTCTAACATTTCTTTGTCTTCAGTCATTAATGAGCTATCTATATTTACAGATTTAACATCATATTTTCCAGTCATTGCTATTTTTACAAGACCAGCACCAGACTCACCGGTAACTTCTATACTATCACGCTGTTCTTGAGATTTTTTCATTTGTTCTTGCATTTTTTGAGCTTGTTGCATTAGCTTTGACATATCAAAATTCATTTTAGATCCTTAATTATTCTTATTTAAAATTTCTTTTACACACTCTAATATTTGTTCACTTGAGTTCTTTACTAATGTTTTTTTTGCAATTTGTGATATTTTTTCAAGTTGAGCTTTATTTTGTGCTAGAGGTCTTATTATATCGATTAAATTTTCTAAAGTCATCTCTTGCTGTCTTAAGCAAAAACCTGCATTGTTTTTAACAATATTCTGAGCATTAAAAAACTGGTGATCATCTACTGCTGATGGTAAAGGTATAAATATAGTAGGTAAGCCTGCAACAGCACACTCTGATACTGTTAGCGCACCAGCTCTACATATTATTAAATCAGCCCAGTCATAAGCTTCTGCCACATCAAAAATAAATGCTGAAATATCTTTGATATTTTCTGCAGGGATATTTTTGTAGTTATCTTTAGTTTGTTCAAGTGTTAGTTTACCAGTTTGGTGCCAGACTTTAATATCTATATTTTGATTAAGAGCTTTTGTGATTAAAGTCGGAATAATTTCATTTATTGCTTTGGCTCCTTGACTACCTCCAAGGATTAATAGTTTTAGTTGTGGGCTAGAATAGTTTTTAATTTTATCATTTAAAGCAACGATATTTTTTCTTACAGGGTTACCAACAACTTTTGTTCTAGCTAATTGTTTTTCAGATAAATAGTCTTTGATATTATCTATATCAAAAGCTAAGCATATTTTATTGGCTAATTTAGCTAAGATCCGATTAGTTAGGCCAATTCTCGCATTTTGCTCATGTATTATGATAGGAATTTTTTTTTGTACAGCTGCGAGACATATTGGCCCAGACACATATCCGCCAAATCCTACAACAAGGTCTGTTTTAAATTTTTTTAATATTGATCGAGCTTTAATTGTGCTAATTATTAACTTTATAGGAAATGTAATTTTTTTTATTATTCCTTTTCTTCTAACTCCAGATGATTTTATATATTGGATATTAAAGTACTCAGGAACTATATTTGCTTCCATACTATTAGGTGTTCCTACCCAAGTTACATTTGCTTTATTTTGTTTTAGTAGTTCAGCTACAGCTAGAGCTGGATATATATGCCCACCTGTTCCACCCGCAGTAATGATAATATTTTTATTTTCAAGATTCATAGAGCTTAATGATTAGAAATTTGTTTTTTACAAATTAATTTTAAAGGATTTTTATGCTATTATCATCAATTAGCTAAAATAAAAATATTGTTTTGTTAAAGAGGAAATATGTCAGAAATTAATAACAGTTATTTATATACAGAATCTAATGAGTGGATTGAAGTTAAGGATAATATTGCAAGAGTTGGTATTGATGATTACTCTCAAAATGAATTTGGTGAAATTGTTTATGTTGATCTTCCAGAAGTTGGTCAAGAATATTCTAAGAATGATGAAGTATGTGTTGTAGAATCTGTTAAAACGGCGTCAGATATTTATTCACCATTGTCTGGACAGATTGTGAGAGTTAATGAAGAATTAGTTAACAACCCTAAGCTTATAAATGAATCTTGTTATAAAAATGGTTGGATGTTTGAAATAGAAATTAATAGCAGTGAAGAATTGAATGATCTTTTGAAACCAAAAGATTATAAAAGTCATGTTGAATAAAAATTATTTTATATCTATTTTTTTATTTTTTTTCTCATTTAATATTTATGCATCAGAAAAATATCTTGATTATTGTAAAATCTATAATCCTAAAAAAGGTATTGAATACGAGACGCATACAAAGATATCTTTAGATTTTTGTAAGTATTACTTAAGATTGTGCAATGACAAATATAATAATAAATGTAAAGCTATAATGAATGGCTATCAAGGTTTATATAATACAAACAAAGTTGTTGCTACAATGCATGTACTTTATAAGGATGACTTTGATAGGTTGGATAACTAAAGTATATAAATTAACTCCTCGAAAACTATCTATGATTTTTCGATTAAAATTATTTTATAAATTTTAAGTAGATTGACAAAGATATTATAGCTTAAGATCAGAATTTAATTTTTAAATTATTTTATTTTACATGTAACATTATTTAAATCACCTTCAACTAAGTACAGAATATTTGTTTGGTCACCATTTGGTTTAGGACATTTAACATATTCTGAACTATTGTTATTTGAAACTTTGTCCCATGGAACTATAGTTATCTGATTTTTGTTTAAATCAATAGTTCCAATATTACTATACCAAGTACGTGCGGTAACAGTATTATCAGAATTTACTTGATAATAGGGGGTTTTTGCTTCAATATCAACATTTGCTAAATTAGTAGAATTATTATTGTCACCATGATTATGCTCTTCATGAATTGTTTCATAGGTACTCCATGCTTGCTCCCAAGCACTACCAACGCCTGGAGCATATGCCCAAGATGCACCAGAACACCATGCTGCAACACCTGTTTTACATTCATATAGCTGACCATTGTTTTTGACAACATCACCACTATTGTATACAGACTTCTCTTTATATTCAGGATATTTAGAAATATCTTCTCCAGTTTCACCATTATATTCATTTATTGTTACATCTAGATTTTCTTGCCATGCTTGTGCTCTAGGTAGCTGGCTAGATATGATAAGGTTATAATCTCCAGCTGATAAATCTTCAACTTGCATTTTTAAGTTGTAAGTATCCATAGGTGCAATTTCAATATTATCTTGTCTGTAAACTTTATTGCCGTCTTTATCTTGCAATGTCACGGATACTTTTACAATTTCAGAACTGTGAGACATTATCTTTGCACTAATGTTTAAATTTCCAGAAGAGTCTAGAGTGTACGCATTATTAAAATTCATCAAATGCAATTTATTTACCAAATTATGGTCAGCAATGTATTGATGGAAGTTAACTTGGCTATAGGGCTTATCTGCAGTTTGATAAATAAATAAATTATTTATGCTTGGAACAACCTCACCTTCAGAATTTTTTCTCCAGCAATAAGAGCATCATTTAACTGATCAGAACTTACTTCATTGATTTTTTCTGTTAATGTAGTCAAAAGAGTTTCAGGAGTCATATTCTTAGGAACATCTAAGAGTTTTATTGTCTCTAAAGCATCACCACCTGTTTTAAATAATTCTAAGCTTATTATATCACCATCTTTAACATGTAAAGGGTTAATGTTAAATTTAGCAGCTTCAATAGGGTATCTATCATTTGGATTAGTAGGAGAATCTTCTTCGTGATCTCTTACATACTCCCATACACTACTTTATCCAGGAATTTCGTTTGTATTAGCATATCATTTATTCTTATAAATTTTGCCTTCATATATTACTTCTGTGCCTGGATCTGGGTATGTTTTGCCGGGATTATATGTTGGTGTGCCTGTCGGAGTTTCTCCACTAGATTCGCCTGGAAGAATGACTGTGCCAGCTGTCTCATCATTTGTAAAATATACATCTATTAGGTTATAAAAGCTCGCATCTGTGTCTTGTACATCCCATTCTGCCATAATAACTTGATAACCTGATCTTTCTGGCATTGTACAAGTAAGAGTTAACCCCTTAGTTTTGCCTGGTTGTGCTGGAGCTTGCCAGAAAGGTTGAGGATCATAACAGTTTAATGGTTGATCTTCAAAACTATCACGAGTTAGTAATTCATCAGGATTCCAATCTGGTTTAGTTATATAAAATTTAAAATGTTTTGAACTATGGTTTGCTATAAAATACTATTTGATATTTAGCGGCTGTCCAGATGATACTATAGTTTTTGCCCATCTGCTTTGTTCTTGTTCATTTAGTGCAGAAGCTATAGTAATTCCAGCTGATCCCATTTGATTATCAAGCCCACCATTATTAAATAATCCATCAGCAGCTTCAATTGATTGTGGCTCGTACTGAATATTACCGCAATTTGTATTTTGCCCAGTATTACAAAAATAGCCACGCGAAGAAGGGTTTTCAACATATCCATGAGAATAAGCTTGTGAACTAGCTAATAATGCTAGTCCTGTTAATAATGTGATTTTATTTAATTTCATATAAGCTCCTAATACGTATAAGTTTTTAAAAAAGTTGGTATTTGTAAATAAATATTAATTTTACTTATCAATATAAATCTACCATTAATTGAATGGTTTATAGTTTGGTTATTTTTAACAATGGCTATGAAAAAATAACAAGGCACAAGTTTTTGGATTTTTATTTTAATCAATATTTTTTTCTATTAGGAGTTTTAATAGAGTATTTACCGGCTTGATAAATAATTTACATAGTTTGCTATATACCATATAATATAGCTTGTGCGTAATTTTATATTAAATAGAAAAGAAGAAAAATATGATAAATATTACATTTCCAGATGGTTCTATAAAAGAGTTTGAAAAGGGGGTTAACTCATTACAGATTGCAAAGTCTATATCTCCTGGTCTAGCTAAAGCAACTGTCGGTGTATATATAAATGATCAGTTAAAAGATGCTAAAGATATAATTGAAAATGACTGTAAACTAAAGTTAATTACAACGAAAGATTCTGAAGGTTTAGAAATCTTACGTCACTCATGTGCCCATCTTTTGGCCCATGCAGTTAAAGAGCTATATCCTGAGACAGAAGTTACTATAGGTCCTGTTGTTGATAATGGTTTTTATTATGATTTTTCTTTTAAAGAAAATATTGGTGAGTCAGATCTTCCAAAAATAGAGAAAAAAATGAGAGATCTTGCTAAAAAAGCTACCCCAGTTAGCTATAAAGTTGTCTCTAAAGCTAAAGCAGTTGAGTTTTTTAAAAATCAAGATGAGAATTATAAAGTTGATATTATTGATAGTATTCCTAATGATCAACAAATTAAGATCTATACTCAAGATGAATTTAGTGATTTGTGCCGAGGCCCGCATGTTCCAAGCATATCAGTAATAAAAGCATTTAAATTGACAAAGTTAGCTGGAGCATATTGGCGAGGTGATTCTAATAATGAAATGTTAACTAGAATTTATGGAACTTGCTGGGCAACGAAAGAAGACTTAGAACAGTATCTACATATGTTAGAAGAAGCAGAGAAACGTGATCATAGAAAAATTGGTAAAGCTCTGGATTTATTTCATTTTCAAGAGGATTCACCGGGAATACCATTTTGGCATGATAACGGTGTGAGGATTTGGCGTCAAGTAGAAGATTATATGCGTGCTTCAAATAATAAATATGGCTGTAGTGAAATAAGAACACCTTTAATTGCAGATTTTAGTCTTTGGGAAAAATCTGGCCATGCATCTAAATATGCTGAAAATATGTTTGCAACAAAATCTGAAAATAGAGATTTTGCAATTAGACCGATGAATTGTCCGACTTGTGTGCAGGTTTATAATACTAAACTTCATAGTTATAGAGACCTACCTATAAGAATGGCTGAGTTTGGTATAGTTCATAGAAATGAGCCATCTGGATCTTTGCATGGCTTACTAAGAGTAAGAAGTTTTACTCAAGATGATGGACATGCTTTTTGTACACCAGAGCAGGTTGAAGAAGAAGTTATTTTGATGGTTAGACAGTGTTTTGAAGTTTATAAAGATTTTGGCTTTAATGATTTTGATGTCAAAATTGCCCTAAGACCAGATAATAGAATAGGTGATGATGAGATTTGGGATAAATCTGAACAAATGCTTAAAAATGCTTTAGAAGCTAATAATGTTCATTATGAGTTGTTGCCAGGTGAAGGTGCATTTTATGGTCCTAAGGTAGAATTTCATTTAAAAGATGCTATAGGTAGAAGCTGGCAATGTGGAACAATACAATTAGATTTTTCTATGCCTCAAAGATTAGGAGCTACTTATATTGATAAAAATAGCGAGAAACAAGTCCCTGTAATGTTACACAGAGCAATAGTTGGATCTTTAGAAAGGTTTATTGGTATGCTTATAGAGCATTATGCTGGAAATCTACCATTATGGCTAACTCCAACTCAGGTAGTTGTAACTGGTATTAGTAATTATCAAGATGAGTATTGTAAAGAAGTTTTTGAAACGTTAGAAAAAAATGGTATTCGCACAAAAATAGACTTGAGAAATGAGAAAATAGGGTTTAAAATACGTGAGCATACTCTTTTACGTGTTCCTTACCTTGTTATCCTTGGTAAAAATGAGCAAGAGCAAAAGGTTGTAAATATAAGGAAACACAATGGTGAAACTCTAGGGCAGATGTCTGTGGAAGATTTTTGTGTTTTTTTAAAGAAACAAATTGAAGCTAAGAAATAATAATTTCTGTGGAGGAAAAAAGTTATTAAGACGGATAAAAAAGCACCTATTAATGAGCAGATTAAAGCTAAAGAGGTGCGTCTAGTTGGTATTGATGGAGAACAAATAGGAATTGTATCGATCAATGAGGCTTTAGCATTAGCTGAAGAGGCTAATGTTGATTTGGTTGAAATGGTAGCAAATGCTAAACCACCCGTTTGTCGTTTGATGGACTATGGTAAATACTTATTTGAACAAGGTAAGAAAAAAGCACAAGCTAAAAAAAACCAAAAACAGACACAGGTAAAAGAAGTAAAGCTTAGACCTGTGACTGATGTAGGGGACTACCAGGTAAAACTACGCAACCTGATAAAGTTCTTAGAAAAAGGCGATAAAGTAAAAGTCACGCTTAGGTTCAGAGGTAGAGAAATGTCACATAAAGAGCTAGGTATGGAAATGCTTAAGCGTATGGCAAAGGATGCTACTGAATACGGTGTGGTGGAACACCAACCTAAAATGGAAGGTCGTCAGATGATTATGGTCTTAGGACCAAAGAAAAAGTAGCAAATAAAATAACAATAATACAATGCGGAGTATTAAAAAATGCCAAAGTTAAAAACTAAAAGTGGTGCTGCTAAGCGC from Francisella halioticida includes:
- the thrS gene encoding threonine--tRNA ligase → MINITFPDGSIKEFEKGVNSLQIAKSISPGLAKATVGVYINDQLKDAKDIIENDCKLKLITTKDSEGLEILRHSCAHLLAHAVKELYPETEVTIGPVVDNGFYYDFSFKENIGESDLPKIEKKMRDLAKKATPVSYKVVSKAKAVEFFKNQDENYKVDIIDSIPNDQQIKIYTQDEFSDLCRGPHVPSISVIKAFKLTKLAGAYWRGDSNNEMLTRIYGTCWATKEDLEQYLHMLEEAEKRDHRKIGKALDLFHFQEDSPGIPFWHDNGVRIWRQVEDYMRASNNKYGCSEIRTPLIADFSLWEKSGHASKYAENMFATKSENRDFAIRPMNCPTCVQVYNTKLHSYRDLPIRMAEFGIVHRNEPSGSLHGLLRVRSFTQDDGHAFCTPEQVEEEVILMVRQCFEVYKDFGFNDFDVKIALRPDNRIGDDEIWDKSEQMLKNALEANNVHYELLPGEGAFYGPKVEFHLKDAIGRSWQCGTIQLDFSMPQRLGATYIDKNSEKQVPVMLHRAIVGSLERFIGMLIEHYAGNLPLWLTPTQVVVTGISNYQDEYCKEVFETLEKNGIRTKIDLRNEKIGFKIREHTLLRVPYLVILGKNEQEQKVVNIRKHNGETLGQMSVEDFCVFLKKQIEAKK
- the infC gene encoding translation initiation factor IF-3 yields the protein MWRKKVIKTDKKAPINEQIKAKEVRLVGIDGEQIGIVSINEALALAEEANVDLVEMVANAKPPVCRLMDYGKYLFEQGKKKAQAKKNQKQTQVKEVKLRPVTDVGDYQVKLRNLIKFLEKGDKVKVTLRFRGREMSHKELGMEMLKRMAKDATEYGVVEHQPKMEGRQMIMVLGPKKK